The Candidatus Neomarinimicrobiota bacterium DNA window CTATCAAATAGGATGGAACCTGTTATGAAAGCGCACACCCTGATCCTCTCAACCGTATTACTCCTCAGCGGAGTTCTTTTCGGCCAGACTTTCACCCGAATCAATACTGGCAATATCGTTAATGAAGGTGCTCCGACCTACGGCGCCGCTTGGGGAGATTACAATGACAATGGATATATTGATTTGTTCGTCGCGAATGTTGCTGACAGGATTTCTTCCCTGTTCAGGAATAACGGGGATGGTAGTTTTACAAAATTGACTTCAGGGGCAATCGCGGATGCCGCCGTCTCAAGTATCGCAGCTAGCTGGGGAGATTACGATAATGATGGTGATCTTGATCTTATCGTGTGTTCTGGGGAAGCAAACAACTTGCTCTTCGCGAATAATGGAGACGGCACATTTTCCAGAATCACAGCGGGAGTTATCATAGCTGACATTGGTGGCAATCCCAGCTGGGGTGATTATGACAACGATGGTTATTTAGACCTGTTCATTACAACGGCAGGACGTAATCTCCTGTATCACAACAACAAAGACGGGACCTTTA harbors:
- a CDS encoding VCBS repeat-containing protein — protein: MKAHTLILSTVLLLSGVLFGQTFTRINTGNIVNEGAPTYGAAWGDYNDNGYIDLFVANVADRISSLFRNNGDGSFTKLTSGAIADAAVSSIAASWGDYDNDGDLDLIVCSGEANNLLFANNGDGTFSRITAGVIIADIGGNPSWGDYDNDGYLDLFITTAGRNLLYHNNKDGTFTKITTGRIVTDNGSSNNGSWGDYNSDSYLDLFVSNGSDVNVDNFLYTNNGDGTFTKITTGAIVNDGGMSMGASWADYDNDGDLDLFVTNGSSFESQDNFLYQNNGDGTFERILAGNIVNDGGYSWSCAWGDMDNDGDLDLFVTNNPGDVRGSNSL